From one Phocoena sinus isolate mPhoSin1 chromosome 6, mPhoSin1.pri, whole genome shotgun sequence genomic stretch:
- the LOC116755041 gene encoding LOW QUALITY PROTEIN: NUT family member 2G-like (The sequence of the model RefSeq protein was modified relative to this genomic sequence to represent the inferred CDS: inserted 2 bases in 1 codon; substituted 1 base at 1 genomic stop codon): MASEGASPVLGTDVIMNPGASLSYFMAVLYPPPIPGPQHRPPWGQHLPPPITPAFPPGSSLLPAFPTTPLVANGGRGPSAPGACNLTVQVRSQGRPVEAPQTQTFIITQGPLTWSAPGALSGTAACPAPVFLASPVMETIVTAPAVGVTQAGKGGWTPGFPPQAPPPAAQLAPIIRPVNSGPWPHGTSREGSLTTNQPYASQGDCSNPQSVYSNFRCWQCLKPLARRHLPQSPDAEALSCFLTPVLRSVARLKPTMTLEWGLFRAVQEWQRVSNFDRMIYNEIAEKFMEFEAEEEMQIQKWQWMQCAQDLPPPAPPKLDPRGPPAPKVGLQPACVPRMSGPRAQPSHPKPHRSQQPPEPKAPKEIPPEAVREYMDIMDALVGPVHSATGESDAEGGEDGNELKQEEDGIYSDPGLLSYIDKLCSQEDFVTKVEAVIHPRFLAELLSPDPQLDLLALAEELEQEEGLTPKELVQKQLLALKEDEGVRAAPSPSAPGMGPSPSESDAGQGAQRHDQDPHLGVSDEACPPEIDSEAPRRLIQRDTGLCRPKAFVSSQGRQEVSPSSPQGQRHAGPLRGPRDASMFREASPVREAXGPRDGSGEDEEELPSLAFLFGSXCWVPQSPAHASGLASPGGWRAQSAPHAPSPQRRGLSPAPPAAPKSRKRALFGHPAAAEKLPIPGAGLRVSGRPALALGPALPSQPRKRKRDPCVTEKSKKRRRSTAASREQLGRPSRVAPRGA, translated from the exons ATGGCTTCAGAAGGAG CATCTCCAGTGCTGGGAACGGATGTCATCATGAACCCTGGTGCCTCCTTGTCTTATTTCATGGCAGTGCTCTATCCTCCACCCATTCCTGGCCCCCAGCACCGGCCACCCTGGGGGCAGCACCTGCCACCTCCCATCACCCCAGCATTCCCTCCTGGCAGCAGCCTGCTGCCAGCTTTCCCCACGACACCTTTGGTGGCTAATGGTGGCCGTGGACCCAGTGCCCCTGGGGCCTGCAACCTCACTGTCCAAGTCAGGTCACAAGGGAGGCCAGTGGAGGCGCCCCAGACTCAGACCTTTATCATAACTCAGGGCCCCCTCACCTGGAGCGCTCCAGGGGCCCTCAGCGGGACTGCTGCATGTCCTGCACCCGTATTCTTAGCATCCCCTGTGATGGAGACCATTGTGACTGCTCCAGCTGTTGGAGTTACTCAGGCTGGCAAGGGAGGCTGGACCCCAGGCTTTCCTCCTCAAGCTCCACCACCAGCTGCCCAGCTGGCCCCTATCATTCGCCCAGTGAACTCTGGGCCTTGGCCACATGGCACTTCCAGGGAGGGCAGCCTGACCACAAACCAGCCCTACGCCTCGCAGGGTGACTGCTCTAACCCCCAGAGCGTATACAGTAACTTCCGATGTTGGCAGTGCCTCAAGCCACTGGCGCGGAGACACCTTCCCCAGAGTCCTGATGCAGAAGCTCTTTCCTGCTTTCTCAC CCCAGTGCTTCGATCCGTGGCCCGCCTGAAGCCCACCATGACGCTGGAGTGGGGACTGTTCAGGGCCGTGCAGGAATGGCAGCGAGTTAGCAACTTTGACCGGATGATCTACAATGAGATAGCAGAAAA GTTCATGGAATTTGAGGCCGAGGAGGAGATGCAGATTCAGAAGTGGCAGTGGATGCAGTGTGCGCAGGAcctgcctcctccagccccaccgaAGCTGGATCCTCGGGGGCCCCCAGCCCCGAAAGTGGGCCTTCAGCCAG CCTGTGTTCCCAGGATGTccggccccagggcccagccctccCACCCAAAGCCACACAGGTCCCAGCAGCCCCCAGAGCCCAAGGCACCCAAGGAGATTCCccctgaggctgtgagggagTATATGGACATCATGGATGCGCTGGTGGGGCCCGTCCACTCAGCCACAGGCGAGTCAGATGCAGAAGGTGGAGAGGACGGAAATGAGCTGAAGCAGGAAGAGGACGGCATCTACTCGGACCCGGGCCTCTTGAGCTACATTGACAAGCTGTGTTCCCAGGAGGACTTTGTCACCAAG GTGGAGGCAGTCATTCACCCTCGATTCCTGGCAGAATTGCTTTCCCCAGACCCACAGCTGGATCTCTTGGCCCTAGCGGAGGAGCTGGAGCAGGAAGAAGGGCTCACCCCCAAAGAA CTGGTGCAGAAACAACTCCTGGCCTTGAAAGAGGATGAGGGTGTGCGGGCAGCCCCGAGTCCCAGTGCACCTGGAATGGGCCCAAGTCCTTCTGAGTCCGACGCTGGCCAAGGTGCCCAGAGGCACGACCAAGACCCCCATCTAGGGGTCAGTGATGAAGCCTGCCCACCAGAGATTGATTCTGAGGCTCCTCGTAGGCTCATCCAAAGAGACACTGGCCTGTGCAGGCCCAAAGCCTTTGTTTCCTCTCAAGGACGTCAGGAGGTCTCTCCATCCTCTCCCCAGGGTCAAAGGCACGCTGGCCCTCTACGGGGACCCAGGGATGCGTCTATGTTCAGAGAGGCCTCTCCTGTTCGGGAGGCCTGAGGGCCCAGGGACGGGTCCGGTGAGGACGAGGAGGAACTCCCCAGCCTGGCCTTCCTCTTCGGCTC CTGCTGGGTGCCCCAGAGTCCTGCCCATGCCTCAGGCCTGGCCTCCCCTGGAGGTTGGCGGGCCCAGAGTGCtccccacgccccctcccctcAGAGAAGAGGCCTCAGCCCAGCTCCACCAGCTGCTCCCAAGTCGAGGAAGCGGGCTCTGTTTGGACACCCAGCCGCTGCTGAGAAGCTGCCCATCCCCGGGGCTGGCCTCCGGGTGTCTGGGAGGCCAGCCTTGGCTCTGGGGCCGGCTCTCCCCTCACAGCCGAGAAAGAGAAAGCGTGACCCGTGTGTCACAGAGAAGagtaagaagaggagaagaagcaCTGCAGCCAGTAGGGAACAGCTGGGCCGGCCCTCCAGGGTGGCTCCCAGGGGAGCGTAG